The Dasypus novemcinctus isolate mDasNov1 unplaced genomic scaffold, mDasNov1.1.hap2 scaffold_259, whole genome shotgun sequence genome has a window encoding:
- the LOC131277659 gene encoding collagen alpha-1(III) chain-like translates to MRGERRCHGKGDVRWDSGPTQAPSVGLVAAMRGEAQPPAQATPGPAASRTSDGSRHRHRQAGSAHTTWEGGTKTPARAGARTPTHPGRGSAGVDVGEEGAIPKTASGANLLGARGVRGTVPGTEDSAANVPPGVRGEEGGLGFRPEHVGTEATSAAAGTAQGTHPPGAGPGDRALTAVAQRGRSSTSGSHAALSCREEGSQLPAEQRPSGPQAAQGTASRAERAGSTAVCSASEPGPTRVLLYEVRPRRPGSARGSLPPAQPPPTGARLWGRASLFGSQGQPRGQGPQPPLKDSTRTPPSPCFPEPHAPDVAPPRSVNTPLSSRLGPARLRRAWPCSSQQRADGEPAGYVSRRQPGGSKGTHSRGSARCRQIPCERGVAGASPTSRTPPGSGTRAPPRATVAPPSVQEHEAYKGDRAALLWTAFLPATPGTCAAPTRAETPSTGEDAAAHAPTEAADEHIHGAAHVRANTARRVELPGCRSKRRPHLPLLPAHGPGGGKWGAATERGRGFHREWTWAPPTERGPRLPGADVGAADRAWAAASGSGRGRRRPGVGRGFRERTWAPPTGRGPRLPGADVVAADRAWAAASGSGRGRRRPSVGAASTESGRGHGLPNVGTADQVWAAASGSGRGHRRPSVGHSFRERTWAPPTECGPQLPQREDVGTVYQTWAPPTERGPRLPRADVGTADRAWAAASGSGRGHRRPSVGRGFREQTWALPLGTLKPPAYWRETRPAGRTAQVDALQALGSRQPVCLRRRVFWAPEDAWRCAVQGAPLQWRDGPSPSPGGLHAPARLPGGGVHGSYPPKSEGSCSRPRLRRPLRCPEAPPPTRHRRPRLVWRHAGGPTEPAGSAAWEGVGGGLPWGGEGLREPGCASGGPRPRCPDGPEGSRPKTGPLLPGGWGWPGAPAGTERTGGLASGQGVQRERLRGPHRSPGPRPGHTATPQRFSFTANGRRTARRAEPALLALSASILGPVPKWPGKKEQHGAPSPLAGTYSGDRRELYTKHHGHRRAA, encoded by the exons ATGCGG GGCGAGCGACGCTGCCACGGCAAAGGAGATGTCAGGTGGGACTCGGGGCCGACACAGGCGCCCAGCGTGGGCCTCGTGGCAGCCATGAGGGGTGAGGCGCAGCCCCCGGCCCAGGCCACGCCGGGGCCAGCGGCCAGCAG GACGAGCGACGGCTCCCGCCACCGGCACCGACAGGCCGGCTCCGCGCACACGACGTGG GAGGGTGGCACCAAGACCCCGGCCCGCGCCGGAGCCCGGACGCCCACGCACCCAGGCCGCGGCTCCGCCGGCGTGGACGTCGGGGAGGAGGGGGCGATCCCCAAGACGGCCAGTGG CGCCAACCTGCTGGGTGCCCGCGGCGTGCGCGGGACGGTGCCGGGCACCGAGGACTCCGCA gccaACGTGCCCCCGGGGGTgcggggagaggaggggggcCTGGGGTTTCGGCCTGAGCACGTGGGGACGGAGGCGACTTCGGCTGCGGCGGGGACGGCGCAGGGGACACACCCACCCGGGGCGGGCCCCGGGGACCGGGCGCTGACCGCGGTGGCGCAGCGGGGACGCTCCAGCACCTCGGGCAGCCACGCTGCCCTCTCCTGTCGGGAAGAGGGGTCCCAGCTGCCGGCCGAGCAGCGCCCCTCTGGGCCCCAGGCGGCCCAGGGCACGGCCAGCCGGGCAGAACGAGCCGGAAGCACGGCCGTGTGCAGTGCTAGTGAACCTGGA ccgacTCGGGTCCTGCTTTATGAAGTACGTCCACGCCGCCCTGGCAGCGCGAGAGGCTCGCTGCCCCCGGCCCAGCCTCCCCCCACGGGGGCACGTCTTTGGGGGCGCGCGTCCCTCTTTGGAAGTCAGGGTCAGCCGAGAGGCCAGGGCCCGCAGCCGCCCTTGAAGGACAGCACCCGGACGCCCCCGTCACCCTGCTTCCCCGAGCCCCACGCCCCGGACGTGGCACCACCACGCAGCGTGAACACGCCGCTCTCCTcgcggctcggcccggctcggctgcGCCGTGCCTGGCCTTGCTCTTCCCAGCAGCGCGCTGACGGTGAACCCGCGGGGTACGTTTCGAGACGGCAGCCTGGGGGATCCAAGGGGACGCACAGCCGCGGTTCGGCCAGATGCCGCCAGATCCCCTGCGAGCGGGGCGTGGCGGGCGCCTCTCCCACCAGCAGGACGCCGCCCGGCTCTGGCACGCGTGCCCCCCCCCGGGCAACGGTGGCCCCTCCGAGCGTGCAGGAGCACGAGGCTTACAAGGGAGACCGCGCGGCCCTTCTGTGGACCGCCTTCCTTCCAGCCACCCCCGGCACCTGTGCAGCACCGACACGCGCCGAGACTCCGTCCACGGGGGAGGACGCGGCTGCCCACGCGCCCACAGAGGCGGCAGACGAGCACATCCACGGCGCTGCCCACGTCAGAGCCAACACCGCGAGACGCGTGGAGCTGCCGGGCTGCAGGAGCAAGCGCCGGCCCCACCTGCCCCTCCTGCCTGCCCAcgggcctgggggcgggaagTGGGGCGCCGCCACCGAGCGTGGGCGCGGCTTCCACCGAGAGTGGACGTGGGCACCGCCGACCGAGCGAGGGCCGCGGCTTCCGGGAGCAGACGTGGGCGCCGCCGACCGAGCGTGGGCCGCGGCTTCCGGGAGCGGACGTGGGCGCCGCCGACCGGGCGTGGGCCGCGGCTTCCGGGAGCGGACGTGGGCGCCGCCGACCGGGCGTGGGCCGCGGCTTCCGGGAGCGGACGTGGTCGCCGCCGACCGGGCGTGGGCCGCGGCTTCCGGGAGCGGACGTGGGCGCCGCCGACCGAGCGTGGGCGCGGCTTCCACAGAGAGTGGACGTGGGCACGGTTTACCAAACGTGGGCACCGCCGACCAAGTGTGGGCCGCGGCTTCCGGGAGCGGACGTGGGCACCGCCGACCGAGCGTGGGCCACAGCTTCCGGGAGCGGACGTGGGCACCGCCGACCGAGTGTGGGCCGCAGCTTCCACAGAGAGAGGACGTGGGCACGGTTTACCAAACGTGGGCACCGCCGACCGAGCGTGGGCCGCGGCTTCCGAGAGCGGACGTGGGCACCGCCGACCGAGCATGGGCCGCGGCTTCCGGGAGTGGACGTGGGCACCGCCGACCGAGCGTGGGCCGCGGCTTCCGGGAGCAGACGTGGGCACTGCCCCTGGGAACCCTAAAGCCACCCGCCTACTGGCGCGAGACGCGCCCTGCGGGACGCACTGCACAGGTGGACGCGTTGCAGGCTCTTGGGAGCCGCCAGCCGGTGTGCCTCCGCCGTCGGGTGTTCTGGGCGCCCGAGGACGCCTGGCGCTGCGCGGTTCAGGGTGCACCCCTCCA GTGGAGAGACGGCCCCTCGCCTTCCCCGGGCGGCCTGCACGCGCCTGCACGTCTCCCCGGGGGGGGCGTCCACGGCTCTTACCCGCCCAAGTCCGAGGGAAGCTGCTCACGGCCCAGGCTGCGCCGCCCCCTGCGCTGCCCAGAGGCCCCTCCTCCCACCCGGCACCGCCGCCCCCGCCTCGTGTGGCGCCACGCGGGCGGCCCCACGGAGCCGGCGGGGTCTGCTGCCTGGGAGGGTGTCGGCGGGGGGCTCccatggggaggggagggcctgCGGGAGCCGGGCTGCGCCTCCGGAGGGCCCAGACCGCGTTGCCCCGACGGGCCCGAGGGCAGCCGGCCGAAGACAGGACCCCTGCTGCCCGGGGGCTGGGGCTGGCCGGGGGCTCCCGCGGGGACAGAGCGCACGGGCGGCCTAGCCTCCGGCCAAGGGGTGCAGCGGGAGCGGCTGCGGGGACCCCACCGTTCTCCTGGGCCTCGCCCGGGACACACGGCCACGCCTCAGAGATTCAGCTTCACGGCGAATGGACGGCGCACAGCCAGGCGGGCGGAACCTGCGCTACTCGCGCTGAGCGCGTCCATCCTTGGGCCCGTGCCCAAGTGGCCGGGAAAGAAGGAACAGCACGGCGCACCCTCGCCCCTCGCGGGAACCTACTCTGGTGATCGCCGTGAGCTTTATACCAAACACCACGGCCACCGGCGGGCAGCGTGA